The nucleotide sequence GTTTTTGCCACGCCTTTTTTATTTTTATGCCGATTTAACGCTTCTAAAGCTAAAGACTTTAATTAGATTAGGAATAGTGAGAGATAGGGCCGAAAGAAAACCCAATCAACAATCAACAATCAACAATCAACAATCAACAATCAACAATCAACAATCAAGAATACCGTTTATTTCTGTGGTAAAGATAATTCAGTATCAGTTCCGCGATCGTAAATTTCAATATCCCACTGTCCAGAACGATTAGCTGCAAAACTGACAAACCTACCGTTACCACTAATAGTAGGATGACTGACTTCAAAGTTGAGATTTTCGGTAATGACTTCAGATTGGAAGGTTTGGCGATCGTAAACGAATACGTCTGGTTTACCCCGCTCTTCAGAAATATAAGCAATGTAGCGACCATCTGCACTAATATCAGGTTGGTCGTACATAATTTTAGGTTGGTTCAAGCCTGGGAGATTAATTAAGCCCCTTTGCTGGACATCATAGAGAAGTATACGGCGTTGACCTTGGCGATCGGAAGCAAACACTATGTAGCGACCATCGTAGGAAAATCTCGGTGCTTGCTCGGCAGATAAACTATTAAGGCTACCACCAAAAAGTTGTGCAGGCGGGGTCAAAAACCCTTGCTCTTGACAACTAACTAACCCAGGCAGAAAACATAATACAGATACAAGTATACCAGTGAAGTTTTGAGCCTTAGTGCGAAACCACTTCATGATCGGCTACTGGCAGGGAACAACAGTTGACATCATCAATACAGACTTTACCCCACTGTAATGCCCAACGCACTAGTTCGACTCGATTATCTGTATGAGTTTTTTTGAGAATGTTACTGATGTGATTATCAACTGTACGCTTACTAATTGCTAGTTGTTCAGCTATTTTTTCATTAGTCAGACCGCCAGTAACTAGTTCGATAATTTGTACTTCTCTATCTGAGAGTACTCCAGGATTGAGAGCTTTAGTATTAGTCATAATTGACAGATTTTTTAGTAGATCTACTTAGTGTTGTTTTCATTCTAGCTAAATTATGAAATTGTGCAATAGCAATCTTTGAATAAAGTTAAAAGTCAGAAGTAAGTACAGGATAATCATTCTTAAATTACAAAATTGATGATTAATTTTAAGAAAATGTAATATTTGTCAATGTATCTAGACAAAAAATGGGTAGGGTAGCGTTACATTTAATCGGCAATTTGTGAAGTTAGGCGATCGCTCTTCTGCTCTGGCTAATTGTTAAGATTAAATTCAATCAAAGCTTAATTAATTAGGGGCGATCGCCGAAACTATGCAGGTGGTAAACTATTACTAAACTAGGGAAACAAATTAGGTTTTAATAGTCACCATATGACAGAATTTCTGGATTTCCTCAAAAATAAATTTGCCTATGTAGCGATCGGAGAATTTAAACCCGGAAAATTCGCCGAAGCCGAGCAAATGTTTACTAAAGCCGTGGCTACTTATCAAGAAGGCTTTCAAGGAGCTTACTTATTGCAAGAACCAGGAACTGATAAGGGTATAGCTGTCATTTTCTGGGAGAGCATAGATAATATGGAAACCAATCAAACTGAAGTTACTAAAGAGATTTTGCACCAAATGGCACCTTTATTTACTCAAGCTCCCAAAACCGGATTGTATGAAGTAGTTAGTGAAATACCAGCTAAAAGTGAATCTCCATCTCTAGATAGTTAACCAATTGGCAAAATTTTTGTCAAACTAGTACCGCTACGCGAAAGTCAGAAGTCAGAAGTTAATGCTTTCTCCTACAAAAACACGCTACCCGTTAGTGTAGCTTGTGCTGGCGACAAGCTCAGCAACCAGCTAGAAGTATTACTTTTTAACGGTTCTGACTACTTACTAATAGGTGCTTAACTTACACCATTTTGTACTAGTTCTAATTGTTTGTTATGAAATCTCAACGATGCTGGCTACTAGTAATATTGAGTAGTCTTGTGGCTTGTAGTTCTACCGAGGCGTTACTAGACGATCCTTCTGAGTCAACATCCATCGAGAGTAACCCTAAAGCACAGATAGAAGTTCAGCCGCTCAACCCAAAACCTATCCAGATATCCCGTGCCGATTTACCACCCCCCTATAAAACTGACAGCGCCTCTCATTCTCCACAAATAATCCCAATTCCCGAAAAACCAGTGCTGCAAGTGCCGCCAGGGTTTAAAGTTAACGTATTTGCCGAAAATTTGGAGTCTCCCCGTTGGTTAGCTCTAACTCCTACAGGTGATGTGTTAGTCACAGAAACCCGATCCAATCGGATTCGCCTGCTCAAAGATACCAATAAAGATGGCGTAGCCGATCGCAAAAGTACATTTGCTAGCAGCAAAAATGGTCTAAATATCCCCTTTGGGATGACTTTTACTAAAGACTCCTTTTTTGTAGGTAATACCGATGCTGTGCTGCGATTTCCTTATACTAAAGGTCAACCACAACTTAGCGGTAGCGGGAATAAGATTACCGACTTAACACCAGGGGGATACAACCAACATTGGACACGCAATGTAGTTGCATCTCCAGATGGCGAAAAGCTGTATGTATCCATTGGTTCTCGTTCTAACGCCGATGAAGAAGAATTACCTCGCGCTTCAGTTCAGGTAATGAATTTAGATGGTTCTAAACGCCAAACTTTCGCCTACGGACTGCGTAATCCAGTCGGTTTAGCTTTTCACCCCCAAAGTCAAGAATTATATGCCACAGTGAACGAAAGGGATGGA is from Merismopedia glauca CCAP 1448/3 and encodes:
- a CDS encoding antibiotic biosynthesis monooxygenase, which produces MTEFLDFLKNKFAYVAIGEFKPGKFAEAEQMFTKAVATYQEGFQGAYLLQEPGTDKGIAVIFWESIDNMETNQTEVTKEILHQMAPLFTQAPKTGLYEVVSEIPAKSESPSLDS
- a CDS encoding helix-turn-helix domain-containing protein, which produces MTNTKALNPGVLSDREVQIIELVTGGLTNEKIAEQLAISKRTVDNHISNILKKTHTDNRVELVRWALQWGKVCIDDVNCCSLPVADHEVVSH
- a CDS encoding TolB family protein yields the protein MKWFRTKAQNFTGILVSVLCFLPGLVSCQEQGFLTPPAQLFGGSLNSLSAEQAPRFSYDGRYIVFASDRQGQRRILLYDVQQRGLINLPGLNQPKIMYDQPDISADGRYIAYISEERGKPDVFVYDRQTFQSEVITENLNFEVSHPTISGNGRFVSFAANRSGQWDIEIYDRGTDTELSLPQK
- a CDS encoding PQQ-dependent sugar dehydrogenase — protein: MACSSTEALLDDPSESTSIESNPKAQIEVQPLNPKPIQISRADLPPPYKTDSASHSPQIIPIPEKPVLQVPPGFKVNVFAENLESPRWLALTPTGDVLVTETRSNRIRLLKDTNKDGVADRKSTFASSKNGLNIPFGMTFTKDSFFVGNTDAVLRFPYTKGQPQLSGSGNKITDLTPGGYNQHWTRNVVASPDGEKLYVSIGSRSNADEEELPRASVQVMNLDGSKRQTFAYGLRNPVGLAFHPQSQELYATVNERDGLGDDLVPDYLTRIRSGEFYGWPYAYLAPNLLDPRHVRDNKSQRPELVAQTRTPDVLFQSHSAALGVKFYDGKTFPAKYRQGAFVAFRGSWNRNQGTGYKIVFVPFNTDSRPKGYYEDFLTGFLTDAAVPTTWGRPVGLLVLPDGSLLLTEEANHRIYRIQYEPKDESPQRSPRSKSTNLDPASGSEFAFRSLFTTIELAHSRFSSQSQTRQKVTRS